From the Methanonatronarchaeum thermophilum genome, the window CTACTGGGAGATGCATTCTCCCGAAACGACTGCATGCTTTTTCGCTGAAACAGGGATGGCTCTGTATCTTCCTGAGCTGTTCAGGATCGAAGGGTACATCCCGTCCTTCTACATTTACAGATAGGTAGTTATCTTCTTTCAATTTATTCTTCTGCCTCAGCCTCTTTTTCTTCAGCCTCTTCTTCGGTTTCTTCGGGTTCATCTCCATTTAACGTGGTTTTGAGGCCCATTGCTTTTGCGGTTATTATTACGAGGTCTTCTGCTTCAAGACGTCCTTCTTCTATTTCACCGCTTTCCATGAGGCTTTTTATTCCGTCTCCGAGGTTTAGCCTGCAGAATGGGCAGGCGCTTGATACCATGTCCGCACCAGTTTCTAATGCGTCTCTACATCTTGTTTCAGCTGAATTTCCAGCTACTTCGGGTATTCCGGCTTTTACTCCGCCTCCGGCTCCACAACATCTGCTTAGGTTGTGGCTTCTTTCCATTTCAACTAAATTGATTCCGGGTATGCTTTCGTAGACGTATCTGGGGTCTTCGAATATTTCGAGGTCGAGTCTTAGGTGGCATGGGTCGTGGTATGTTACTGTCATATCTTCATCCCAATCTTCGCTCCACTCTATGTCTCCTTCTCTTATTACGTCTGCTAGGAACTGTGAGATATGTACGAACTGTAGGTCTATTTCTTCTCCAATTACCTCTTCCCAGTCGAGTAGGGCTGTTCGGAAGCATCCTGCACAGCTGAAAAGAACTTTTTTAACTCCTCTGTCTTTTAATCGCTGTACGTTTCTCTCCGTCATTTTACGTACGATTCTCTCTTGTTCGTTTTCTTCTCCTGGCTGTCTGTATTGCCCGGTTCTAAGCAGCACAGATCCACAGCACTCTTCGTCTTCCCCTAGGTAGGTGAATGGTATTTCGAGGTCGTTGAGGATTCGCATCGCTGCTGCGGCCACCGTTCTCATCCTGAGTGAAGCTGTACATCCGGTGAAGTAGGCGATCTCAGCTTCTTCCTCTATCGCGATGTCTTCGGGTATCCAGTTAACCCGCTCTTCTTTTTCCTCCATATATGGGTTCTGGTATTTCTCGAGTATCTCTGAGAACTTGGCTTGTTTTCCATATGGACCTTCTCCTGCTAGAACTAGGTTTTGTCGTAGTGATTCCCATAGTTCTACTGTGTCTATGTTTACGGGGCATACTTCTTTGCAGCTTCCGCAGGTTGTGCATGTGTATAGGTCGTCTCGGAATTTCTCGATTTCTTCCGGTTCAACTGGTTTTGGACCGAATAGTTTTGCTTTTAGTCCGTAGTTACGGTTTATGTATTGTCTCCATCTGTCGATTTTACTTCTTGGGGCGACGTCGATGTCGTCTGTAGCGTCTCGTGTTGGACATATATCTTCACATTCACCGCATCGGGTGCATGCGTCAAGCTCCATTATTGATTTGGCTTCAAGAGCTTTGAAATTTATATTTGGTTTGTTTTTAGCCATCTTAATACACCTTGGTTATGTTTCGGGTTCGTGTTTTTTTCCATAAGCCTTTCTTGGCTTGTATTCTTCTCCATAATTCGCCATCTGTGTCAGTGGTACTGTGAAGAAATGTATGAACTTGGTGAATGGTAGTATTGCGAGGAATAGTAGTGAGATAACTCCGTGTCCTAAGGCTATTTCGGTTTGTGTTATTGCCCCACCTAAGAATTCCCAGCTTCCGGCGAATATCTCTGGGAAGTGTCCGTAGAATGGTGTTTCTCTTGCGAACTGAGCCATAAATCCGGTTATGTTGACTATTATTAGAAGGACTAGTGGCCCCCAGTCGTAGGCGGTTGACATTCTTTTTGTTGGCTCTCCAAAAAACCTGTTCAATACTGCCATTACAAGGCCGACCATTAAGATGATTCCGAATAGGTTACCCCAGATTGCTACGTGTAGTGATTCTCTTTCGGCTATGAAGTAGTCGATTGACCAACCGAGTATGTAGTATGTTATTATTTCGTAGAGAAGTAGGTATATTGAAAGTAGGAATAGTGCCATGAATCCCCAGAAGATCGACATGTGCATTGTCCATCTTAGTTTGCTTCTCTTGAATAACCTTAGTTGTAGTAATCCGTTTAGAAGTATGTTTTTTATTCCTGGTTTTGCTTCGGCCGAGTGTGCGAAGCTTTTAAAGAAGTTTTTTATTCCTGGTTCCTCTGCGTCTCCCATCCATTCGCGTGAGCCCTTTCCGTATATATTGAATTTCCAGAGGAGTCCAGCTCCAAAAATAAATACCGTGAGCATTGCTACGGCCATTATTGCTAGGAAGCTGACCCCACTATAGAAATGACTACCAATAAACATTGTTTGCCTCTTATTTTTTAACTGCGTTATAATTTATGCCAGCGACGGCTGAATTTTAAAGTAATATTATTTACGACTTATAAAGATTTTCCCCGATTTAGTCGGTTATCGCTTCTTGTTTTGTTTTTTGTTCAATAGTAATTAGGTTTTCCTTTACTTTGCGTATGACTTCATCTAACTTGCTCTGTGGACATGCTTCGCCTCTTATGATGCCTGATATTATTTCAACGATTTCTCCTTTTGTTTTTATCTCTTCTTCTGGCGGCATGTCTTTCCGTGTTTTTATTCCAATTGCTGAAAAGTCTTCAAAATCTACGGGACATTGGGTGACACATATCGCAGGGATGTCTACGTTTCTTAAAACAAGTCTTGCTTTATAGACGATGTGGTTTTTAACGTTACCTAGATGTATAACTGCTAGTTTGAATTGCTGTATTTTTTTGATTTCTTCAGGTTCCAACCCGAATGTACCCATTGTTCTGGCTGGTGCGTCTGTGGGAACTCCACTACCTGCGTTTAGAACTATCACGCTTGTATCGATCCCTTCTTCACGTAATGCGTATGTTATTTCGCATATCGGTTTTGTTATGTGTCTACGTCCTGGCCCCATGGCGATTGCTATAACATCTCTGGATGGTGATTCGGCTACTGTGTTTCTCTGTGCTAACCCACCGGTTTTGGCGAGCCCTGCGGTTTCTCTGCAATCGACGATTCGGCATTTACGGCCAATCCCTTTCTTCAAACTTGAACCTCCTTTTCTTCTACCAACCGGTCTACGACTTTTTTTGGGTCTCCAGAAACTACAACCTTACCGTTGCTCATTAAGCATGCACGGTCACATGTGTCTAATATAAAATCACGGTCGTGGCTTATTATTAGGAAGGTGGCGCCTAACTCTTCTCTTGCACTAACTATTGCTTCTGCAACATCTGCTTTAGTTACTGGGTCGAGTGTTCCAGCTGGCTCGTCAAGTATGTTGAGTGTGGGTTCCTTCATCAATACTTGGGCTAGGGCGACACGTTGGTCTTCACCTACGCTTAAAGACCTTGGTCTTGAATCCAATATCGATTCTACTCGTGATTCTTTCATACCGAGTCCTTCGAGTGTTTCTTTTGCTTTTATACGAACGAACTCTTCGGGTAGTTTTGTACCTATGGCGGTGGATAGGTTTTCGAAAATGGTTGAATATGGGTGTAGAGAGTGTTCTTGATGCAGTATTTCAAGGTGTGGTGTTGCCCGGCCTTTTCCATTAGGTCCTTTTTTTGACATGTCTATCCAGTCGTCACCGATTCTAACTTCTACAGTTCCTTCTTCGGGTTCGGTGATTCCAGATATCATTCTTGCAAGTGTGGTTTTTCCAGAGCCACTCCAGCCGACCAAACCGAAGATTTCTTTTTCGTCTAGTTCCAGTGAAACTCCATCTACTGCTTTGACTACACCTCTTTTTACGGAATAGAAGTATTTCTTGACGTCTTCAACTTTAACTATTGTGTCTTCGAACTCGACTTCTCGTGGAGCTGTTGGTCCTTTAACTTTTATGAACTCTTCTGTTATTTCTTTTGGACCACCTTCTTCAACTACCTCTCCTGCTTCGAGCCAAGCTCCTCTATGGCTGATGTCTCTGATTACGTCTGGCCAGTGTGATGCTGTTATTACTGTTAGACCTTCATTGTCAGCTTTATGGGTTAGCATGTTGTGAACTGTGTCTGCACTTTTTGGGTCCAGTGTGCCGGTTGGTTCGTCTGCTAGTAATAACATGGGTTTTTTCGCTAGCTGTCTTGCCAGTACGACACGTTGTTTTTCTCCTCCACTTAGGTCTCGTGCTATGTGTGTGGTTCGGTGAGTCATATCCACTTTCTCTAGGAGGTTCATTGCGAACTCTGCTTTTTCAGATTCAGACATGTTTGGGTCGTTGATTGCTTCCAGTACGTTTTCGATTGTGGATTTGTCTCCGAAAAGTGAGAAACTACGTTGAAGCATTATAGATATACGGGACCTAATCGCTTTGAATAGTTCTTTTTCCGCATTCCAGTAATCTACATCTTTTTGTTCCATCTCTCCTTGACATCTAGGGCAGGAGTGTGAGGTTCCTATAGGCTCAACCCACATGCAGTCTGAGCATACCAACAACCTGAATATAACCTGACCTTCATCTGGCTTGTATTCGGTACTACCTCTAATAGCATGCATCAATACGGATTTTCCAGCACCGCTTTTCCCCATTAGGCCGTATATTTCACCCCGACCTATCGATAAGTTAACGTTGTTTAATGCGGTGACATCGCCGAATCGCTTTGTAAGATTTTTGACCCTAATAAATTCGTCCGACATAGATCTCAGAACCCTTTAATTAAAAACACTTCAATTAACTATTAAATCATTTGATTACTTATCATTTTTTGACTATAACCCAAAAACTCCCTGCACACCTATATCAGATATGTTAGCGAGATAGATATGGCTATGTGATTTATACAGACATTTGTATACTTTAAAGAAGAAAGTGAATGGATGTATATATAGTGGATATCGGTTCAGGAATTCGTGTATGTATATTTTTGGAACGTTTTTTAGTTTTTGATTTAGGGGATTGGGTTTTATTGCTTTTATGGTTTATTTGTTGTATTGAAGTATTTTTAGGTAGGGGTTTTTAGTAATGGATTTGGAGATTTTTGTAAAGAACAATGTGTTCAGTTGGTTCGAGGATAGGGCTGGTGAAGAAGTGGTTAGATCTAGTTCTCTGTCGTCCATTGATGATGTTGGTAGGGCTGAGATTAGTAGGTATAGCGAGCATTTGGTTTTGGAGAACCTTAGGTATGCTTTTGAGAACAGTAGTTATTATCGTGATTTATTTAAAGAGAAAGATGTTGTTGTTGGTGAGATAGATAGTTTAGATGTTTTTAGGGAGGAGGTACCGCTTACATCTGTTGAAGAGGTTGTTGGGAACCACTACCGGTTTATGGCTGTCACCCGTAACGATATATTCCGTGGTTTTACAGATAGTGGTAAAAGGATTTTATATACTAAAGAAGAGCTTAAAAACCTGGTTAAATCTATTTCTGCTGGATTGGAAACGGTTGGTTTAGATAGAGATGATCGTTTGTTGATAACGTTTCCGAAAGAGACTGAATGGGGCTGTCCATTCTTAGTTAAGATGGCTGCAGTTGAATGTGACTGTACAGTAATGCATACAGATCACTTGACAGCTGATGAACAGGTTGAGAAGATGGGTGAGTTTGAACCAACCGCTGTTATAGGTTCACACCCATATTTGTATACTCTTGCTAAAACTGTTGATAGAATGGATATCGGTTTGAGTGGTGTGGATATAGATAAAATGATAATGTCAAGAGGATGTGTATACTATCCATTCAATGAAGATATCCGTAACGAAATTGAGAGGATATACCGATGTGATGTATATGACCATTACGGAACGACTGAAACCGGTTTTGCTGTGGCTATAGAGTGCCAAGATAAAGATGGCCTACATGTAAATGAGAGCGAGTTTTACCTTGAAGTGGTGGATCCAGAAACACTTGAACCATTGGGGTCTGGAGAGGAAGGGGAGTTGGTAGTGACAACATTAAGTAGAGAGGGGATGCCATTGATTAGATATCGAACAGGAGACATAACATCGATAGACAACTCTATACACAGCTGTGGTTCGATCCTATCTAGATTGAATGGTATAAAGGGAGAGGTGGGTAATAAATATCCTGGAGGATCAGGGTTACCGTTATTTTGAAATTTATTTTTTACAACTTTTGGGTTGTTTAAGTTAGGTTAGCTGACTACATTTTTTGTGTCGTTTTGATTTGTTTTGAGAAGGTTATTTATCTCGCTAAATATAAATAGTATATAAAATGACGCAGGCTCTTAAGGATGAAGTTGTTGCTATCTTACTTGAAGGTGGCTATAAAGTTTCTGATGAATGTACGGTGTATCCTAAGAGCTTTGACTATGTTGCTAAGAAAGGCGAGCGTATACTTGTTTTAAAGGTTCTTGTGGATATTAATAGTCTTAGGGATGATGTTGCTTTTAGGCTTTCTGAGATATCTAGGTTGTTTATGGCAACTCCGTTGGTTGTTGGTGTTAAGAATAGGGGTGAGCCTATGAACCGTGGTGTTGTTTACAACAGGTATGGGGTTAGGGCTGTAACTCCTGAGACACTTTACGACCATGTTGTTGAGGAGATCCCTTTTGTTGTTTATTCGGCTCCTGGGGGTAATTATGCTAAGCTTAACAGTGAACGTTTGAGGCAAGCTAGGGTTGAGAAGGGTATTTCTAGGGGTGAACTGGCTTCTAAACTCGGTGTATCTAGAAGTGCTATCCGTAAGTATGAGGAGGGTGGTGACGTGAATCTGGATGTAGCTATGGAGATTGAAGAGGTTTTCGATATTCCCTTGTTTGAAACTGTCGATATCTCTCCCGATGATGATGTTGAGGTTGGGCGGGATAAGATTGAGAACCCTGTTTTGGACCTTCTTTCTTCTTTGGGCTTGAGGGTGTTGCCTACTGATCGGGCTCCGTTTAACGCTTTGTCGAGGACTGAACGACAAGCATATTTAACGGGTATTGAGGCCTATAATGAGAGGCTTAAGAAGAAGGCGAGTATTATCAGTAGTGTTTCAGGAACGATAGACTATGGCTGTTTTATGGTTGTTAAAGAAAGTAAGAAGGATAGGTCAAACATTGAGGATGCACCAATAGTTTTTGAACAGGAAATAAGTGATTTTGATTCTGTAGAGGACCTTCTTGGTCTGCTTGATGATAGATGTCCGTAAAGGAAATATTTATTTTTTCTAAAGAACTTTTTTGGTTTGGTTTGAACTGCTTTAGGTGTGGGGTTCGATTGTAGTGTTGGGTTGTTAGTGTTTTGTTTTTTGTTGGTGTTTTTTGTTGGTTTTGTTGGTTTGGAGGAGTTGTAACCACCAAAACCACCGAAACTTTTTTATAGTACAACATTCCATTAACTGTTAGATTCTAAGCCATCACAAAACTCTTGAAAAAGAGTGCGTGAATGGAGGTAATTTAAAATATGTCTATGAGACAACCAGTTTTTATACTTAGTGAAGATACCAAGAGAACAAGAGGCCGAGACGCTCAAGAAAACAACATTAACGCAGCAAAAGCCGTAGCCGCTGCAGTCCGAACAACACTCGGACCAAAAGGCATGGACAAAATGCTCGTCGACACACTAGGAGACGTTATAATAACAAACGACGGCGTAACCATACTAAAAGAGATGGATATAGAACACCCAGCAGCCAAAATGGTTGTAGAAGTCGCAAAAACACAAGAAGATGAAGTAGGCGACGGAACAACAACAGCTGTCGTAATAGCAGGAGAACTCCTAAAACAAGCACAAGAACTTCTAGAACAAGACGTACACCCAACAATAATAGCATCAGGACTAAGACAAGCATCACACAAATGCCAAGAAATACTCGAAAACGAGATAGCAGTAGACGTAGAAGTTGACGACAAAGAAAAACTAATGAAAGTCGGCGAAACAGCAATGACAGGTAAAGGAGCCGAATCAGCAAGAGACACCCTAAGAGAAATAGTAGTAAACGCAATAACAGCAGTAGCAGACGAAACAGAAGACGGATACCAAGTCAACGTCGAAAACGTAAAAGTACAGAAAAAAGTCGGTGGTCGAGCAAAAGACACACAACTTGTTGACGGCATGATAATCGACAAAGAAAAAGTACACCCAGAAATGCCCAAATCAGTAGAAAACGCAAAAATCGCTTTAATCAGCGCACCAATCGAACACAAAGAAACCGAAGTAGACGCAGAGATACAGATCACAAACCCAGACCAACTACAACAGTTCCTAGACGAAGAAGAAGCAATGCTCAAAAAATTGGTTAACAAAATCAAAGAAAGTGGAGCAAACGTAGTATTCTGCCAGAAAGGAATAGACGACATGGCCCAACACTACCTAGCAAAAGAAGGAATACTAGCAGTAAGAAGAGCCAGAAAATCAGACCTTAAAAAACTCGCCCGAGCAACAGGCGGAAACGTAGTCTCCAACATAGACGAAATATCAGAAGAAGACCTCGGACAAGCCGGCCACATAAAAGAAAAAAGAGTATCCAACGAAAACATGCTCTTCATAGAAGACTGCAAAAACCCCAGATCAGTATCCCTACTCGTAAGAGGAGGAACCGAACACGTAGTAGACGAAGTCGAAAGAGCACTGGAAGACGCATTAAAAGTGGTAGCAGTAGCAGTAGAAGACGGTAAAATAGTTGCCGGCGGTGGAGCTCCAGAAGTTGAGTTGGCTCATAGGCTTAGAGAGTATGCAGCATCTGTTGGTGGAAGAGAACAACTAGCAATAGAAGCATTCGCAAACGCACTAGAAATAGTTCCAAGAACACTAGCCGAAAACGCAGGACTCGACCCAATAGACGCATTAGTCGACCTAAGAAACAAACATGAAGCAGGCGAAAAAGCAGCCGGACTCAATGTATTCGATGGTGAAGTAATAGATATGTGGGAAGCAGGCGTTGTAGAACCACTAAGAGTCAAAACACAAGCAGTCGACTCCGCATCAGAAACAGCCGTAATGGTACTCCGAATCGACGACGTAATCTCCGGAGGAAGCGGAAGCGGTGGAGACCAACCCGACATGCCAGGAGGTCCAGGCGGCGGAATGCCCGGCGGCATGGGCGGCATGGGCGGAATGATGTAAACCCCCAATAAACCGAAAGAAACTGAAGTTGAATAAAAAATTTGGGTAGGTCCGATATAGGGCCTAACGCCCACCCTTTTTTTCTTTTTTTAAAACAAAAAAACAAAGAGATATTTTTTTTAAATTAAAACTAAACTAGCTATTGGCTGTATGAAGACATAGATAGATTTATAAAATAACCTAGTTTTTTATAGAAATATTTTATAGAAAATAGAGTTGATTAACAGGGATTGTTTTTTCATCCCAGTTAACCGAGTTTTTTTAGTTTAAAGACATATATTAACTTAGTTTCTTTTGGGTTTGGTTTTTTGTTTTGTGGTTATTTTCCTACTTTTGCTGCTTCGTCTGGGTCGTTTGATAGTCCTATTGCCGCTAGAGCTCCTATTTTTCCTTGTTCTCCGGTTACTGATATTAGGTCGATATCGTTTTCTTTAGCTATTTTTTCGGCTTCTTCTATTTCGACCATTTGGTTTTTGGCTTTTTGTGTGTATTTTTTTACGGCTTTTGGTATGGCGATTTCGTCGTGTACTGCTATTGCTGTGTCGTTGGAGGATGTGTATTTTTTGAATTGGCTGACTACTTCGTCTACGAATTTTTCTTTCATTCCTGGTTCTACTGCGAAGGTTATTGAGATGCTGACTCCGTTTTGGGTTCTGTATGGGTTTTTGGTGTATAGTTGAACGATTGTGTGGTTTAGGTAGTGTGCCCACTCTAGTTCGTCTAGTATGCAGCCTATTTCGTTTGATAGGGCCCATGTTGCTCCGGCTTCATCTGTATCGGTGTCGTCTATTCCGATTGTTATTTTTTCGTATTTTGGTACTACTAGTGAGGCTCTTCCTAGTTGGCCGCCTCCACCTTGTTCGTGTACTTCTACTCTGTTCACGCCTTCTGCGAGTCCTCTGCACATTGCTACGGCTACTCCAGCGCCTGCTAGTCCCGCGTAACCTACTTTGATTTCGTTTTCATCGATTTTTGCGGATTCGATTCCTGCTGCGGCGATTCCTGGTGTTAGTTCTAGTTCTCCTTCTCCTAATCCAACGGTGAATACGTTTCTGGCTCCTTCTCTGCGTGCATCTTTTACTAGTGATCCTGTTTCTTGGTAGTGTCTTACTTCCCAGGCGGCTCCTCCGTAGCAGGTGCCTCTGGCGTGGTCTTCGGTTATTTCTACTAGACCGTTTTTTTCGTCTGCGCACATTATTATTCGTTCGTATGGCGAGACCCAAGCCTCGTCTAACAGTTCTTTTATCTGTTCTGGTTTTAAGATTTCCATTTTAAACTCCCTCTAGATATTCGTATAGGGCTGTGCAGGACCCACATCTGACGCATCCTGCTTTGTTTTCACGGGGACGTATGTTGTTTTCTTTAAGTATTTCTGATGCTTTTTTATATAGTTTGTTCATGCGGTCTGTTTTTGGTGGATGTCGTTTTTCGAAGTGGCTTCCGGGTAATGGGTGTAGTGGGGTTAGGAATGGTACACACCCTCTATTGGATAGTTCTTTTATTCCGGTTAAGATGGATTCGTCTGTTTCTCCGATTCCAGCTATCATAAAAGAACTTACTTGGTTTTCTCCGAATATCTCGACTGCGTGTTCTATGTCTTTAACGAATTTTCTGCGTCCGATCTCTGCTTTACCTGGACATACCTTTTTGAATATGTCTTCGTCCCAGGTTTCTAGGTGGAGTCCGATTGTGTCGATTCCGGCCGACCATAGTTTCTCTAGGTTTTCTTTTCCTGGTGGGAGTAGTTGAGCATGTATCTGCATGTTTACGTTTTTTTTCACGGTTTTAGCTAGCTCTACTAACCGTTCTATTATGTAGTCTTCTTGTGGTGGAACTCCGGTTGTAACTGTCATGTGTGTTATGTTTTCTTTTCGAGCTTCTCGAGCTACTTCTGTGAGTTCATTGATGTCTTTTTCTTTGACTGTGCTTCTGTCTTTCAATGTTTCTTCGATTGCGCAGTATCTACATTCATTGCCTTCATCGAAGAACCTGCATTTTTGGTATATTGTGGTTCCGAGGCAGTTTACTCCATGTAGCAAAGCAAGTTTTTTCATTGACTGGCCTTTGCTTGTTTTTTTGGTATAGTATTCTGGGTTTCTTCTTATTTTAAGCTCTATCTCTTTTCCTTTAAAATCGATGTAGTATTTGTTGTCTTTTTTTTTCAGTTTGTTTGGAGTGTATCCTTCAGGCCAGTATGAAGGAGCGCAAGCTATTGTATCGTTGGGCAGAACTAGGTATTGGCCTGTTGGCCCGGCACCTCCAGTTCTACCTTTTTCCGGTAGTTCGACTCCCCGTGTTATAAGCTCTGTTTTCAGTTCTGCTATCATTTTTCATTAAAGATTAACATCTATATATAATTAAAGGTTCTTATAAACGAAATACGTAAAACCTATTTTAAACTACTTAGATGGATTTAGCCTGAAATAAACTTTTTTTTCAAAATAATAAAATAATAAAGGATATTAAAAAGAATATGGGGTATTTAGAGTGTGTTTTTGTATGTTGTTAAGGGTGAAGATGGTGTGTCAATGTTGGGGGTTTAGTTTTCTTTAGGGTTTTCTGGTTTGAAGTGGTCGTATCCGGTTGTATCTATTTTTTGGTGGTCTATTGTGACCTCTTGTTTTTCTTTTGTTTTACCGATTATTGATGCGTTTTCCGGTATTTTATTGGGTTTTTTGGTTGTGAACAATATTTCGTAGTCTCCTCCGATGTCGATTAACTCCATTATGTCTATATTGTTCTTTTTTGCTGAACTCTTTATTTCGGGGTCTATCGGTATCTTGCTGGAATCTATGTTTATTCCTATTTTACTTGCGTTTGATAGTTGTTTTGTTGAGTGGAGTAGGCCGTCGCTTACATCGATTGCTGAGGTTCCACCGTTTTTGGAGATATACTGTCCTTCTTTTATTCTGGGGTTTGGTTTGAATAGTTGTTTGAAGGCTTTTTTTCTCACTTTTTCTGGTAGTTTGTGTTTTCCTGTTATTGTTTTTGCAGCGAGGCCAGCGGTTCCTACCTGTCCTGTTACTGCTAAATATTCTTGTGGGTTTGCTCCATCTCTGTATAACGTGTTTTTTGTTGGCTTTCCTATTATGGAGCAGTTTATTACTATCTCTCTGTGTTGGCATAGGTCGCCTCCGACTATGTATGAATCGTGTTTCCGACTGCATTCGTTCATTCCCTTTGTTAGCTGTGTCAACTGTTCCTTAGTTATGTTTGGGGTTCCTATAGAGCTGGTTAGGAATAGGGGGTGTCCTCCCATTGCTGCGATGTCTGATAGGTTTACTGCTACAGCGGTCCACCCGATATTGTGGTAGGGCATTTCTTTAGGGAGGTGTCTTGTTCTTGTTAGCATGTCACTAGCGAACAGTAGTTTTTCGTTGTTGGTTCTAACCACTGCACAGTCGTCTTCTCCGGGGCCACGGATTATTTTTTGGCTATCGATGTCCAGGGTTTGTGTTATTTTTTTTATCGCCCCTATCTCTCCTAAGTTGTTTAGCCTCATATTCAGTTTTTTATGGTGTTAGGCGGTTTCTGTCTCTTGGGAATAATGTTACTTCCCGTATGTTTTCTTTACCTGTTAATGCCATTAACAGTCTTTCTGCACCGACACCCCATCCGGCGTGTGGTGGCATTCCATATTTGAATGAATCTATGTAGAACTCGAAGTTCTCGGGGGCGAGTCCTTGTGTGGTCATTCTTTTTTCTAGTAGATCTATCTGATGTACCCGTTGTGCTCCGGAGGACAACTCGAATCGGGGGTGCATTAGGTCGAATGCACGTGTTATTTCTTTGTTTTCTGGTTCAGGTAAGGCGTAGAATGGTTTTATTTCGCTGGGCCACTCTGTGATGTAATAATAGGTTCCTATTTCTTCTCCAACTGCTTTTTCTCCAGGTGTTGGTAGGTCGTCGCCCCAAACTACGTCAACACCTTTTTCCCCGGCTAATTCAATTGCTTCTTCGTATTTAACTCTCTCAAAAGGTGTTTCAGGTATCTCGAGGTCGTGGTTTAGTGTTTGAAGTTCTTTACCACAGTCTTTTTTCACCTTCTCAGTGATGTGTTGGATCATATCTTCAAGCAACTGCATAACATCGTTGTGGTCTGAAAATGCTTGTTCCACATCGATCGATATCGATTCGTTTAGGTGTCTTCTTGTGTCGTGTTCTTCTGCTCTGAATATAGGGCCTATTTCATATACCTTGTC encodes:
- the thsA gene encoding thermosome subunit alpha, whose product is MSMRQPVFILSEDTKRTRGRDAQENNINAAKAVAAAVRTTLGPKGMDKMLVDTLGDVIITNDGVTILKEMDIEHPAAKMVVEVAKTQEDEVGDGTTTAVVIAGELLKQAQELLEQDVHPTIIASGLRQASHKCQEILENEIAVDVEVDDKEKLMKVGETAMTGKGAESARDTLREIVVNAITAVADETEDGYQVNVENVKVQKKVGGRAKDTQLVDGMIIDKEKVHPEMPKSVENAKIALISAPIEHKETEVDAEIQITNPDQLQQFLDEEEAMLKKLVNKIKESGANVVFCQKGIDDMAQHYLAKEGILAVRRARKSDLKKLARATGGNVVSNIDEISEEDLGQAGHIKEKRVSNENMLFIEDCKNPRSVSLLVRGGTEHVVDEVERALEDALKVVAVAVEDGKIVAGGGAPEVELAHRLREYAASVGGREQLAIEAFANALEIVPRTLAENAGLDPIDALVDLRNKHEAGEKAAGLNVFDGEVIDMWEAGVVEPLRVKTQAVDSASETAVMVLRIDDVISGGSGSGGDQPDMPGGPGGGMPGGMGGMGGMM
- the mmp11 gene encoding methanogenesis marker protein 11; protein product: MEILKPEQIKELLDEAWVSPYERIIMCADEKNGLVEITEDHARGTCYGGAAWEVRHYQETGSLVKDARREGARNVFTVGLGEGELELTPGIAAAGIESAKIDENEIKVGYAGLAGAGVAVAMCRGLAEGVNRVEVHEQGGGGQLGRASLVVPKYEKITIGIDDTDTDEAGATWALSNEIGCILDELEWAHYLNHTIVQLYTKNPYRTQNGVSISITFAVEPGMKEKFVDEVVSQFKKYTSSNDTAIAVHDEIAIPKAVKKYTQKAKNQMVEIEEAEKIAKENDIDLISVTGEQGKIGALAAIGLSNDPDEAAKVGK
- a CDS encoding radical SAM protein — translated: MIAELKTELITRGVELPEKGRTGGAGPTGQYLVLPNDTIACAPSYWPEGYTPNKLKKKDNKYYIDFKGKEIELKIRRNPEYYTKKTSKGQSMKKLALLHGVNCLGTTIYQKCRFFDEGNECRYCAIEETLKDRSTVKEKDINELTEVAREARKENITHMTVTTGVPPQEDYIIERLVELAKTVKKNVNMQIHAQLLPPGKENLEKLWSAGIDTIGLHLETWDEDIFKKVCPGKAEIGRRKFVKDIEHAVEIFGENQVSSFMIAGIGETDESILTGIKELSNRGCVPFLTPLHPLPGSHFEKRHPPKTDRMNKLYKKASEILKENNIRPRENKAGCVRCGSCTALYEYLEGV
- the thiL gene encoding thiamine-phosphate kinase encodes the protein MRLNNLGEIGAIKKITQTLDIDSQKIIRGPGEDDCAVVRTNNEKLLFASDMLTRTRHLPKEMPYHNIGWTAVAVNLSDIAAMGGHPLFLTSSIGTPNITKEQLTQLTKGMNECSRKHDSYIVGGDLCQHREIVINCSIIGKPTKNTLYRDGANPQEYLAVTGQVGTAGLAAKTITGKHKLPEKVRKKAFKQLFKPNPRIKEGQYISKNGGTSAIDVSDGLLHSTKQLSNASKIGINIDSSKIPIDPEIKSSAKKNNIDIMELIDIGGDYEILFTTKKPNKIPENASIIGKTKEKQEVTIDHQKIDTTGYDHFKPENPKEN
- the aspS gene encoding aspartate--tRNA(Asn) ligase, which produces MKDWRRTHYSEEISPEMEGSEVVVAGWIHETRDLGGVAFVVLRDRAGKIQVTIPKKKVDEELAEKIISQVRETVVMVRGTVQKDERAPGNFELIPNDLKILSKSKTPLPMDVSGKVDAELDTRLNSRYMDLRKPEIGAVFKIRSKTLTEVRNYLENQGFLEITTPKMVATATEGGTDLFPISYFEKEAFLNQSPQLFKQMMMASGLDKVYEIGPIFRAEEHDTRRHLNESISIDVEQAFSDHNDVMQLLEDMIQHITEKVKKDCGKELQTLNHDLEIPETPFERVKYEEAIELAGEKGVDVVWGDDLPTPGEKAVGEEIGTYYYITEWPSEIKPFYALPEPENKEITRAFDLMHPRFELSSGAQRVHQIDLLEKRMTTQGLAPENFEFYIDSFKYGMPPHAGWGVGAERLLMALTGKENIREVTLFPRDRNRLTP